A stretch of Natronococcus sp. CG52 DNA encodes these proteins:
- a CDS encoding ABC transporter permease, with protein MVGGLPQALFDGLTIGIVYVLLAAGLSVIFGVMHVINFAHGELFALGAYFALALVVPFGGTGFLIALFVAPLLVGVIGVAIERYTVQPLYGRNPLYHILLTFGLVLVINDLIYLVWGTGNVSLAVPAALSGTVGVFGLNASVYNMFIIVFGSVMAFAVWAMLEYTRYGLIIRAGSQDRQMVRNLGIDIDRYYSLVFGGGAALAAVAGIILGGYQTVSPGMGMSVIIPAFVIVVIGGLGSFKGAVVVGLLVGLIQTLLRTYAPIFEGMVIFLLMIAVLLLRPHGLFGTETHEGEGSGELLTGSGGGILESQTRRRLGLAMVGLLALIPLGAGTLYSAYAVTFMVEIIIWGLFALSLDFVMGYTGLVSLGHALFYGLGAYAVAITLSHVSQSAFVAVGLAIVISAAIAWIVGYLSIRVSGVYFAMITLAFAELFYNMLYRLDVTGGSEGLFGMSTYYGLAGMGVSLSDIGVFVGPVALTGQSLFYYVALAALVVSFLLTRRMLNSPFGTVLKSIRENEQRATFIGYRTTIYKRRAFVISGALAGLAGALFTLNSGYATPSFAYWLHSGEVIVMVILGGMGTLYGPIIGSAVFFGLEEVLTGFTARWRLVLGTIFVLFVIFLPQGLVSLPGQLAPYLTGGSGPGPKPVSDDSSVRGDD; from the coding sequence ATGGCCTGACGATCGGCATCGTCTACGTGCTGCTGGCCGCCGGGCTCTCGGTCATTTTCGGCGTCATGCACGTTATCAACTTCGCCCACGGGGAACTGTTCGCGCTCGGTGCGTACTTCGCGCTGGCGCTGGTCGTTCCGTTCGGTGGTACCGGGTTCCTGATCGCGTTGTTCGTCGCTCCGCTTCTGGTCGGCGTCATCGGGGTCGCGATCGAACGGTACACGGTCCAACCGCTGTACGGCAGGAACCCGCTCTATCACATCCTGCTCACGTTCGGCCTCGTGCTGGTGATAAACGACCTGATATACCTCGTCTGGGGGACGGGGAACGTCAGCCTCGCCGTCCCCGCGGCGCTGTCGGGGACGGTCGGCGTCTTCGGACTCAACGCCAGCGTGTACAACATGTTCATCATCGTCTTCGGCAGCGTCATGGCGTTTGCCGTCTGGGCGATGCTCGAATACACCAGGTACGGACTGATCATCCGCGCGGGGTCGCAGGACAGGCAGATGGTCCGGAACCTCGGAATCGACATCGATCGGTACTATTCGCTCGTCTTCGGCGGCGGCGCGGCCCTCGCCGCAGTCGCCGGGATCATCCTCGGGGGGTACCAGACGGTCAGTCCCGGAATGGGAATGTCCGTCATCATTCCGGCGTTCGTCATCGTCGTCATCGGCGGGCTCGGTAGCTTCAAGGGCGCCGTCGTCGTCGGGCTCCTCGTCGGACTCATCCAGACGCTGCTGCGGACGTACGCGCCGATCTTCGAGGGGATGGTGATCTTCCTGCTGATGATCGCGGTGCTCCTGCTCCGTCCACACGGGCTGTTCGGGACCGAAACGCACGAAGGGGAGGGAAGCGGTGAACTCCTCACCGGCTCCGGCGGCGGGATACTCGAATCGCAGACCCGGAGACGACTGGGACTCGCGATGGTCGGTTTGCTCGCGCTGATTCCCCTCGGAGCGGGCACGCTGTACTCGGCGTACGCCGTCACGTTCATGGTCGAGATCATCATCTGGGGGCTGTTCGCCCTCAGTCTGGACTTCGTGATGGGATACACCGGGCTGGTGTCGCTCGGTCACGCCCTGTTCTACGGACTCGGCGCGTACGCGGTCGCGATCACGCTGTCGCACGTGAGCCAGTCCGCGTTCGTTGCGGTCGGACTCGCGATCGTCATCTCCGCCGCGATCGCGTGGATCGTCGGCTACCTCTCGATCCGCGTCTCGGGAGTCTACTTCGCGATGATCACCCTCGCCTTCGCCGAGCTCTTCTACAACATGCTGTACCGGCTCGACGTTACCGGCGGATCCGAGGGGCTGTTCGGCATGTCGACGTACTACGGACTCGCCGGGATGGGCGTCAGTCTCTCCGACATCGGCGTCTTCGTCGGTCCGGTGGCGCTAACCGGTCAGTCGCTGTTCTACTACGTCGCACTGGCGGCGCTCGTCGTCTCGTTCCTGCTCACCCGACGGATGCTCAACTCCCCGTTCGGAACCGTTCTGAAGTCCATCCGCGAGAACGAGCAGCGGGCCACGTTCATCGGCTACAGGACGACGATCTACAAGCGTCGTGCGTTCGTCATCAGCGGCGCGTTAGCCGGGCTGGCCGGGGCGTTGTTCACGCTCAACTCGGGGTACGCGACGCCGTCGTTCGCCTACTGGCTGCACTCCGGCGAGGTGATCGTTATGGTCATCCTCGGCGGAATGGGGACGCTCTACGGGCCGATCATCGGTTCGGCCGTCTTCTTCGGCCTCGAGGAGGTCCTCACCGGATTCACCGCTCGGTGGCGGCTGGTGCTCGGGACGATCTTCGTCCTGTTCGTCATCTTCCTCCCGCAAGGGCTGGTCTCGCTACCGGGTCAGCTCGCGCCCTACCTGACCGGCGGGTCGGGTCCGGGGCCGAAACCCGTGTCCGACGACTCGAGCGTCAGAGGTGACGACTGA